The Pseudofrankia inefficax genome window below encodes:
- a CDS encoding magnesium chelatase, protein MPKAFAPAAGDPAGRQPAATTLRELRATGHVHRSVRTELRDNLLARMAAGENRFPGIVGFDDTVLPQVERALLAGHDIVFLGERGQGKTRLIRTLVGLLDEWSPAVAGCEINDHPYAPVCGRCRALLAELGEDLPVAWRHRDERFGEKLATPDTSVGDLIGDVDPVKVAEGRTLGDPETVHYGLVPRCNRGVFSVNELPDLAERIQVALLNVLEERDIQVRGYLLRLPLDLLLVASANPEDYTNRGRIITPLKDRFGAEVRTHYPLRLDDELRLIKQEAVLAWAGSPLGSPVLPDHLVEIVARFTRLVRDAPQVDQRSGVSARLAVAAAETVAASAVRRAALTGEDVPTARVVDLASIVPAVRGKVEFEALEEGREDEILTHLLRRAIAETYRARLAGTDLAGLQKRFDGEGPVETGDLVTAAELLRRVGPVPGLAGMLTKLGVDGAESPGLAAAALELAMEGLHLNRRLAKEELPGRTVYGG, encoded by the coding sequence GTGCCGAAGGCCTTCGCGCCGGCGGCCGGCGACCCGGCCGGGCGACAGCCAGCCGCGACCACGCTGCGCGAGCTGCGCGCCACCGGCCACGTGCACCGCTCGGTTCGCACGGAGCTGCGCGACAACCTGCTGGCCCGCATGGCGGCCGGCGAGAACCGGTTCCCGGGGATCGTCGGCTTCGACGACACCGTGCTGCCGCAGGTCGAACGCGCGCTGCTGGCCGGGCACGACATCGTCTTCCTTGGCGAACGCGGCCAGGGCAAGACCCGACTGATCCGGACCCTCGTCGGCCTGCTGGACGAGTGGTCGCCCGCGGTCGCCGGGTGCGAGATCAACGACCACCCGTACGCACCGGTCTGCGGCCGATGCCGGGCGCTGCTCGCCGAACTCGGCGAGGACCTGCCCGTCGCCTGGCGGCACCGCGACGAACGGTTCGGCGAGAAGCTCGCGACGCCGGACACGTCCGTCGGCGACCTGATCGGCGACGTCGACCCGGTGAAGGTCGCCGAGGGCCGCACTCTGGGCGACCCGGAGACCGTGCATTACGGCCTGGTCCCCCGCTGCAACCGTGGCGTCTTCAGCGTCAACGAGCTTCCCGACCTGGCCGAGCGGATCCAGGTGGCACTGCTCAACGTGCTGGAGGAACGGGACATCCAGGTCCGCGGCTACCTGCTGCGGCTGCCGCTGGACCTGCTGCTCGTCGCGTCGGCGAACCCGGAGGACTACACCAACCGGGGCCGGATCATCACCCCGCTCAAGGACCGGTTCGGCGCCGAGGTGCGCACCCACTACCCGCTTCGCCTCGACGACGAGCTCCGGCTGATCAAGCAGGAGGCCGTGCTGGCCTGGGCGGGTTCGCCGCTGGGCTCGCCCGTCCTGCCCGACCACCTGGTCGAGATCGTCGCGCGGTTCACCCGGCTGGTCCGCGACGCGCCCCAGGTCGACCAGCGTTCGGGCGTGTCGGCCCGGCTCGCGGTCGCGGCGGCCGAGACGGTGGCCGCCTCAGCGGTCCGCCGGGCGGCGCTGACCGGCGAGGACGTGCCGACGGCCCGCGTCGTCGACCTGGCCTCGATCGTCCCGGCGGTGCGCGGCAAGGTCGAGTTCGAGGCGCTGGAGGAGGGCCGGGAGGACGAGATCCTCACCCACCTGCTGCGCCGCGCCATCGCCGAGACGTACCGGGCCCGGCTGGCCGGCACCGACCTCGCCGGCCTGCAGAAGCGGTTCGACGGCGAAGGGCCGGTGGAGACCGGGGATCTGGTGACCGCGGCGGAGCTGCTGCGCCGGGTCGGCCCGGTTCCTGGCCTGGCCGGAATGCTCACCAAGCTCGGGGTGGACGGCGCGGAGTCGCCGGGCCTGGCGGCCGCGGCGCTGGAGCTGGCGATGGAGGGCCTGCACCTCAACCGCCGGCTCGCCAAGGAAGAACTGCCAGGCAGGACCGTCTACGGCGGCTAG
- the greA gene encoding transcription elongation factor GreA — protein sequence MTQQTWLTQEAYDRLRSELDYLTTTGRTELANKIEAAREEGDLKENGGYHAAKEEQGKQEARIRQLNDLLRDAKVGEAAASTGVAGPGTVVEVRFQGDKETEKFLIGSREDHSAPIDVFSPASPLGGAVTGHKAGDKVTYTLPNGRNASVEIVSVAPYVL from the coding sequence GTGACCCAGCAGACCTGGCTCACCCAGGAGGCTTACGACCGGCTTCGCTCCGAGCTCGACTACCTGACGACCACCGGCCGCACCGAGCTGGCCAACAAGATCGAGGCCGCTCGGGAGGAGGGTGACCTCAAGGAGAACGGTGGCTACCACGCCGCCAAGGAGGAGCAGGGCAAGCAGGAGGCGCGCATCCGCCAGCTGAACGACCTGCTCCGCGACGCCAAGGTCGGCGAGGCCGCGGCCAGCACCGGCGTGGCCGGGCCTGGCACGGTCGTCGAGGTCCGCTTCCAGGGTGACAAAGAGACCGAGAAGTTCCTGATCGGCTCACGCGAGGACCACAGCGCGCCGATCGACGTCTTCTCCCCCGCGTCCCCGCTCGGCGGTGCCGTCACCGGCCACAAGGCCGGCGACAAGGTCACCTACACCCTGCCGAACGGCCGCAACGCCTCGGTGGAGATCGTCTCGGTGGCTCCGTACGTCCTGTAG